One Pseudofrancisella aestuarii genomic region harbors:
- the hrpA gene encoding ATP-dependent RNA helicase HrpA has protein sequence MSTLDKCYELLNKIPTKFRGKYISILKKNENNKLLFDELNSLALEIESRSLPKITYPDLPVAEKVEDIKKFIQDSQVVIVAGETGSGKSTQLPKICLDLGLGKRGLIGHTQPRRLAARAIASRVASEIGDQSKVSYKIRFSDQTSEETLIKVMTDGVLLSEIKNDKYLSQYEVIIIDEAHERSLNIDFLLGCIKKILPFRPDLKVIITSATIDHQKFTSYFNRAKDITISGRTYPVDIRYQNDDEFLDFSLQERILYAIDELGRGDILVFLPTERDIHETLAYLNKQQLKFTEVLPLFSRLSNKDQNKIFNPQDSTRRIILATNVAETSLTVPRIKYVIDSGLARVSRYSYRTKVQRLPIEKISQASANQRAGRCGRLSAGICVRLYSEEDFLSRKEFTDPEILRTNLASVILQMLFLKLGNINEFPFIDKPDFKFIKDGYRLLFELQAIKKLNYSNPEITDDGLKMAVMPLDPKLAKIVIEGCRQNCLKEVISIASFLSIQDPRERPLNFQEKADIKHSADNDKNSDFITILNLANRLSTDLKDLSNKDKKGYFRKNFISPVRFNEWNDIYRQVIETVHSFKWKLNSTKELNYENFHKALISGFIGNIGYNYENVEYLGARGLKFFIFPGSSQFKKKPKWILNSEIVETTKIYARNVAKIEPEWIENLALHLVKKHYDEPVWSKKRKSVIVNERVSLYGLEIISKRTVQYGKVNPEEAREIFIREALVNGEFESSAYFFNQNLKLVQEIEDLESKSRRRDILVDEDVMYKHYDKIIPNYVYDGVSFEKWVKKLEKEKQRNFVFDVQALMQHDASNITQEKYPNTFNVRNMHLPLEYNFDPLSEKDGATLTLPVAFLNDINPIVLEWGVYGFLYDKIVALLRALPKNIRKACVPVPTYAQAIIESIDFEKDRYSPLKSIIAKHITRIVGFVVNQDVWQDEQIENYLILNIKVIDQDGKTLAVSKDISELKKKFKGFALSIETNEDDRVYYDWSFENIDRVQQIKEYGINVEVYNCLEEFKDGVKLSYKASENEALLAMKKALAKIVKLRLSKSLDNRIKQNDLASLSTSIKLNDSKNIVIDKAIELSFFEDENILYTKEDFEIFYDQGLKSFEQNRKKVESLVVDIFKYKHQLDNKLSERKIPLNFIELYSDVKKELDKLFEGNYLNYPFIYLERYKYYIQALDNRLEKAKQNLQRDRAYRIEIEVLENRLINVTASKCLDKQSESLLKVHFLIKELWISWYLQSVKTIESVSYKKINGYLRCSSLES, from the coding sequence ATGTCTACTTTAGATAAATGTTATGAATTATTAAATAAGATCCCTACTAAATTTAGAGGGAAATATATTTCTATACTTAAAAAAAATGAAAACAATAAGCTTTTATTTGATGAGCTTAATTCATTAGCATTAGAGATCGAAAGTAGAAGTCTTCCTAAAATAACTTATCCTGATTTACCAGTTGCTGAAAAAGTTGAAGATATAAAAAAGTTTATTCAAGACAGTCAAGTTGTTATAGTTGCTGGTGAAACAGGTTCGGGTAAGTCAACACAACTTCCTAAAATATGTCTTGATTTGGGGTTGGGTAAAAGAGGTTTGATAGGACATACTCAACCAAGAAGATTGGCGGCTAGAGCTATAGCTAGCAGAGTTGCTTCTGAAATAGGAGATCAATCAAAAGTTTCATATAAGATTCGTTTTTCAGATCAAACATCAGAGGAAACTCTAATCAAAGTTATGACTGATGGAGTTCTTTTATCAGAAATAAAGAATGATAAATATTTGTCTCAATATGAAGTAATAATTATTGATGAAGCTCATGAAAGAAGTTTGAATATTGATTTTCTCTTAGGCTGTATAAAAAAGATTCTGCCTTTTAGACCGGATTTGAAAGTTATTATTACTTCTGCAACTATTGACCATCAAAAGTTCACTAGCTATTTTAATCGAGCTAAAGACATTACTATATCTGGTAGAACATATCCTGTAGATATACGTTACCAGAATGATGATGAGTTTTTAGATTTTTCGCTACAAGAGAGAATTTTGTATGCTATAGATGAGTTAGGAAGAGGCGATATATTAGTCTTTTTACCTACAGAAAGAGACATTCATGAAACCTTGGCTTATTTAAATAAGCAGCAGCTTAAATTTACAGAAGTTTTGCCCCTTTTTTCAAGACTTTCTAATAAAGATCAGAATAAGATTTTTAACCCTCAAGATTCTACAAGAAGAATTATTTTAGCGACAAATGTTGCTGAAACATCATTAACTGTGCCAAGAATAAAATATGTTATTGATTCTGGATTGGCTAGAGTTAGTCGATATAGTTATCGTACAAAAGTCCAAAGATTACCTATAGAGAAAATATCTCAAGCAAGCGCTAATCAAAGAGCCGGGCGTTGTGGGCGTTTATCTGCAGGTATTTGTGTAAGGTTGTATAGTGAAGAAGATTTTTTATCAAGAAAAGAATTTACAGATCCAGAGATTCTACGTACAAATTTAGCATCTGTAATATTACAAATGTTATTTTTGAAGCTGGGAAATATAAATGAATTTCCTTTTATAGATAAGCCAGATTTTAAGTTTATTAAAGATGGATATAGATTGTTATTTGAGCTTCAGGCTATAAAAAAGCTAAATTACTCTAATCCTGAAATTACTGACGATGGTTTAAAAATGGCAGTAATGCCTTTGGATCCTAAGTTAGCAAAAATAGTAATTGAGGGATGTAGACAAAATTGTTTGAAAGAAGTTATATCAATAGCAAGTTTCTTGAGTATACAAGATCCAAGGGAGAGGCCTTTAAACTTTCAAGAAAAAGCAGATATAAAACATTCAGCAGATAATGATAAAAACTCAGATTTTATAACAATTCTAAATCTAGCTAATAGACTTAGTACAGATTTAAAGGATTTATCAAATAAAGATAAAAAAGGGTATTTTAGAAAAAATTTTATATCACCTGTTAGGTTTAATGAATGGAATGATATTTATAGGCAAGTTATAGAGACAGTACACAGTTTTAAATGGAAGCTAAATTCTACAAAAGAGTTAAATTATGAGAATTTCCACAAAGCTTTAATTAGCGGTTTTATAGGTAATATTGGCTATAACTATGAGAATGTTGAATATCTAGGAGCTAGAGGATTAAAGTTCTTTATTTTTCCTGGGTCATCACAGTTTAAGAAAAAGCCAAAATGGATACTAAACTCTGAGATTGTTGAGACTACAAAAATATATGCTAGAAATGTGGCAAAAATTGAGCCTGAATGGATTGAGAATTTAGCACTACACCTTGTGAAAAAACACTATGATGAGCCGGTATGGAGTAAGAAAAGGAAGTCTGTGATCGTTAATGAAAGAGTTTCTTTATATGGTTTAGAAATTATTTCTAAAAGAACAGTTCAGTATGGAAAAGTTAATCCTGAGGAAGCTAGAGAAATATTTATTAGAGAAGCTTTAGTTAATGGAGAGTTTGAGTCAAGTGCATATTTTTTTAATCAAAACCTTAAGTTAGTCCAAGAGATTGAAGACTTGGAAAGCAAGTCTCGTCGTAGAGATATTCTTGTTGATGAAGATGTAATGTATAAACATTATGACAAAATTATTCCAAATTATGTATATGATGGTGTTAGCTTTGAAAAGTGGGTTAAAAAACTAGAAAAAGAAAAGCAAAGAAATTTTGTTTTTGATGTTCAAGCATTGATGCAACATGATGCTAGCAATATCACTCAAGAAAAATACCCAAACACCTTTAATGTTAGGAATATGCATTTACCATTAGAGTATAATTTTGATCCGCTATCTGAAAAAGATGGTGCTACATTAACTTTACCAGTAGCTTTTTTGAATGATATTAATCCTATTGTTTTAGAGTGGGGCGTTTATGGATTTTTGTATGATAAGATAGTAGCCCTTCTAAGAGCATTACCTAAAAATATACGAAAAGCTTGTGTGCCTGTTCCAACCTATGCTCAAGCTATTATAGAGTCGATAGATTTTGAAAAAGATAGATATAGTCCATTAAAGTCTATCATTGCTAAACATATTACTAGAATTGTTGGTTTTGTAGTTAATCAAGATGTTTGGCAAGATGAGCAAATAGAAAATTATCTTATTCTAAATATTAAAGTTATTGATCAAGATGGGAAAACTTTAGCTGTAAGTAAAGATATTAGTGAACTAAAGAAAAAGTTTAAAGGTTTTGCTCTATCGATAGAAACTAACGAGGATGATAGAGTCTATTATGATTGGAGTTTTGAAAATATAGATAGAGTTCAACAAATCAAAGAATATGGTATTAATGTAGAGGTATATAATTGTCTTGAAGAATTTAAAGATGGTGTGAAATTATCTTATAAAGCTTCAGAAAATGAAGCACTATTAGCTATGAAAAAAGCTTTAGCTAAAATTGTGAAATTAAGATTAAGTAAGTCATTAGATAATAGAATAAAGCAAAATGATTTGGCAAGCCTATCAACATCTATAAAATTAAATGATTCAAAAAATATTGTTATTGATAAGGCTATAGAGTTAAGTTTCTTTGAAGATGAAAATATTCTATATACAAAAGAAGATTTTGAAATTTTCTATGATCAAGGATTAAAAAGTTTTGAGCAAAATAGAAAGAAGGTTGAGAGTTTGGTTGTAGATATTTTTAAATATAAGCATCAACTTGATAATAAGCTATCTGAAAGAAAAATTCCCTTAAACTTTATAGAGCTGTACTCAGATGTAAAAAAAGAGTTAGACAAATTATTTGAAGGTAATTATTTGAATTACCCATTTATTTATTTAGAAAGGTATAAATATTATATTCAAGCACTAGATAATAGACTCGAAAAAGCAAAGCAAAATTTGCAAAGAGATAGAGCTTATAGAATTGAAATAGAAGTTTTAGAGAATAGGCTAATAAATGTTACGGCTAGTAAATGTTTAGATAAACAATCGGAAAGTTTATTGAAAGTACATTTCTTAATTAAAGAACTTTGGATTTCATGGTATTTGCAGAGTGTGAAAACTATAGAGTCAGTGTCATATAAAAAAATAAATGGGTATTTGAGATGTTCTAGTTTAGAGAGTTAA
- a CDS encoding polysaccharide biosynthesis protein encodes MTSFFLLRDYSASWSKSTQKTFLRKIFVNFPVFCIVALSFYGKVPFALIFSEFLFYLLALNFSVYSYYYLVNRSFVAKTKLAVIYGAGAAGTKIALEFINTEYRVKYFVDDDIRLQKRSIGSVRVISKERLKHELLSQKFDLFVIALPRESQKVVKNIIDEFQDDFSQIKIMPSLENILQDESFLSQLKPVSLYDLLSRGSKSLDKKAISNFIKNKVVLVTGAGGSIGSEIVRQCVKYEADQVILLDHGEFNLYKITDECESYNIKSILCSVSDKKGLEEVYKKYTPNIIFHSAAYKHVPLVEGNVDKAIVNNIMGTKNAIDLAVEYGIGSFILISTDKAVRPTNVMGVTKRICELYLQNVDPKKTKFAAVRFGNVLGSSGSVIPKFEEQIRRGGPLTVTHPDITRYFMLISEACELVLQAGAMAKNSEVFVLDMGKPVKILDLAKQFIKLSGRDDITIKIVGLRQGEKLYEELLIEEGDTSTDYKDIFVGKKTFYDINTLNQDIESLMEDNIDQLRMLKKIVPEFEHRLNG; translated from the coding sequence ATGACATCATTTTTTTTATTGCGTGATTATTCAGCAAGCTGGTCTAAGTCAACACAAAAGACTTTTTTAAGAAAAATTTTTGTTAATTTTCCTGTTTTTTGTATAGTTGCTTTAAGTTTTTATGGCAAGGTTCCTTTTGCATTAATATTTTCAGAATTTCTTTTCTATTTACTTGCTTTGAATTTTAGTGTTTATTCCTATTATTATTTAGTGAATAGAAGCTTTGTTGCTAAAACTAAACTCGCGGTTATATATGGTGCTGGGGCTGCAGGAACTAAAATTGCTTTAGAATTTATAAATACTGAATATCGAGTTAAATATTTTGTTGATGATGATATAAGATTACAAAAGAGATCTATAGGAAGTGTCAGAGTTATATCTAAAGAGAGATTAAAACATGAACTTTTGTCCCAAAAGTTTGATCTGTTTGTCATAGCTCTTCCTAGGGAGTCTCAAAAAGTAGTTAAAAATATTATTGATGAGTTTCAAGATGATTTTTCTCAAATTAAAATTATGCCATCTCTTGAAAATATACTTCAAGATGAAAGTTTTTTATCTCAGTTAAAACCAGTTTCTTTATATGATCTTTTGTCAAGAGGTTCTAAGAGCTTAGATAAAAAAGCTATTTCAAATTTTATAAAAAATAAGGTTGTTTTAGTTACTGGAGCAGGTGGTAGTATAGGCTCAGAAATTGTTAGACAATGTGTTAAGTATGAAGCTGATCAAGTAATACTCTTAGATCATGGTGAGTTTAATTTATATAAGATTACTGATGAATGTGAGTCTTATAATATTAAAAGCATATTGTGCTCTGTTAGTGACAAAAAAGGCTTAGAAGAGGTTTATAAAAAATATACTCCGAATATTATTTTTCATTCGGCAGCCTATAAACATGTCCCATTAGTTGAGGGTAATGTTGATAAAGCTATAGTAAATAATATTATGGGGACTAAGAATGCTATAGATTTAGCAGTTGAATATGGCATTGGATCTTTTATATTGATATCTACAGATAAAGCTGTTCGGCCAACAAATGTTATGGGAGTTACGAAACGTATTTGTGAGCTATATTTACAAAATGTAGACCCTAAGAAAACTAAGTTTGCAGCAGTTAGGTTTGGTAATGTGTTAGGAAGCAGTGGTAGTGTCATTCCTAAATTTGAAGAACAAATTAGAAGAGGCGGCCCTCTTACTGTCACTCATCCTGATATTACTAGATATTTTATGCTTATTTCTGAAGCTTGTGAGCTTGTTTTGCAGGCAGGGGCCATGGCTAAAAATTCAGAAGTCTTTGTTTTAGATATGGGTAAGCCTGTTAAGATACTTGATCTTGCTAAGCAATTTATCAAACTATCTGGTCGAGATGATATTACTATTAAGATAGTTGGCTTGCGTCAGGGAGAGAAGCTCTATGAAGAACTTTTGATAGAAGAAGGTGATACTAGTACTGACTATAAAGATATATTTGTTGGTAAAAAGACATTTTATGATATCAATACTCTAAATCAAGATATTGAATCATTGATGGAAGATAATATCGATCAGTTAAGAATGTTAAAGAAAATTGTTCCAGAGTTTGAGCACAGGTTAAATGGGTAG
- a CDS encoding sugar transferase has translation MFYRIFKRLLDILLSFIGIVLLSPFFLIIIFMIKKDSKGPIFFKQKRYGKDKQFFYIYKFRTMYIDAPGDMPTHLLKDPSKCITKFGTVLRKTSLDELPQIINILKGEMSIVGPRPALWNQDDLIVERDKYGANNVPVGLTGWAQINGRDELAIPDKAKLDGDYVKNKSVWLDLKCIFLTVVIVFTKQGVVEGEEASNNKRVSDGK, from the coding sequence ATGTTTTATAGGATATTTAAAAGATTGCTTGATATCTTACTTTCTTTTATTGGTATAGTGTTGTTGAGCCCGTTTTTTCTGATTATTATTTTTATGATAAAAAAAGATTCAAAGGGGCCTATATTTTTTAAGCAAAAGCGTTATGGTAAAGATAAGCAGTTTTTTTATATATATAAGTTTAGAACTATGTATATAGATGCTCCAGGAGATATGCCAACGCATTTGTTGAAGGATCCATCAAAGTGTATAACTAAGTTTGGAACAGTTTTAAGAAAAACATCTCTAGATGAGTTACCGCAGATCATAAATATTTTAAAAGGGGAAATGAGCATAGTAGGCCCACGACCAGCATTATGGAACCAGGATGATTTGATTGTTGAGCGTGATAAATATGGAGCAAATAATGTGCCTGTGGGACTGACTGGTTGGGCTCAAATAAATGGCCGTGATGAATTAGCTATACCCGACAAAGCTAAGCTTGACGGGGATTATGTGAAAAATAAAAGTGTATGGCTTGACTTGAAATGTATTTTTTTGACTGTTGTCATAGTTTTTACAAAGCAAGGTGTGGTAGAGGGGGAAGAAGCATCGAATAATAAAAGAGTTAGCGATGGGAAATAA
- a CDS encoding NAD-dependent epimerase/dehydratase family protein, producing the protein MGNKILITGMNSYVGNSFAFYCKDDFDMTKISLKNNAWKDLDFSKFDSILHVAGIAHVSKKHSLKDKYYEINTNLTYDLAQKAKKEGVKQFVFMSSIIVYGDSPPIGQQKIISKETIPEPNDFYGDSKLQAEKKLNKLKDHDFKVAIIRSPMIYGNGSKGNYQKLIKLAKYAFIFPDIKNQRSVLSIDNLNKFLKEIFQNQESGIFLPQDEKYFCTSAFIKEYRKNIGKKTILIRMFNPLIKLLSKKINLLKKIWGSFVYQKK; encoded by the coding sequence ATGGGAAATAAAATTCTTATAACTGGAATGAATAGCTATGTTGGAAATTCTTTTGCATTTTATTGTAAAGATGATTTTGATATGACAAAAATAAGTTTGAAAAATAATGCTTGGAAAGATTTAGATTTTTCAAAATTTGATAGTATTTTACATGTTGCTGGAATTGCACACGTATCAAAAAAGCATAGTCTAAAAGATAAATATTATGAAATAAATACTAACTTAACTTATGATTTGGCACAAAAAGCAAAGAAAGAAGGGGTTAAGCAGTTTGTATTTATGAGTAGTATCATAGTTTATGGCGATAGTCCTCCTATTGGTCAGCAAAAGATTATAAGTAAAGAAACTATACCGGAACCAAATGATTTTTATGGCGATAGTAAGCTACAAGCTGAAAAAAAATTGAATAAACTTAAAGATCATGATTTTAAAGTAGCTATAATTCGATCTCCAATGATATATGGAAATGGTTCAAAGGGTAATTATCAAAAGTTAATTAAATTAGCAAAATATGCTTTTATTTTTCCTGATATAAAAAATCAAAGAAGTGTTCTTAGTATTGATAATCTTAATAAGTTTTTAAAAGAAATTTTTCAGAATCAGGAGAGTGGAATATTTCTCCCTCAAGACGAAAAATATTTTTGCACTTCAGCATTTATAAAAGAATATCGCAAAAATATTGGCAAAAAAACTATTTTAATCAGAATGTTTAACCCATTAATTAAGTTATTATCAAAAAAAATAAATTTATTAAAGAAGATTTGGGGAAGCTTCGTTTATCAAAAAAAATAG
- a CDS encoding mannose-1-phosphate guanylyltransferase/mannose-6-phosphate isomerase: MQVVPVILAGGSGSRLWPLSRKMYPKQFLPVVGEKTMLQDTVVRASKLTKDGAIVVCSEEHRYLASEELLSSGIKDAEFILEAFQKNTAASIALAAQHIINVREDAVMVVLPADHYMCDENYFYEIMSKAIELAKQDHIVLLGIEPTSPETGYGYIKKSDKEISQGAYVIDSFKEKPSKEIAKTFLESSDYFWNSGMFILKASVYLSELHKYRYDIYGACEQAMLSSSKDSCFIRPNGEIFSECPEESVDFAVMEKTKKALILPFSSYWSDVGSWSSLWAVKKKDQNDNAITGNAFCLDTKNTLVDSREKLTVTLGLDNLIIVDTKDALLVAHKSRDQDVKNIVNELKKDSTHVLTELHRDVHRPWGKYDSIDKGDRYQVKRITVKPKAKLSVQMHHHRSEHWIIVSGTARVSVDGKESLLTENQSIYIPVGSIHYLENPGNIPLELIEVQSGSYLGEDDIVRFNDIYGRA; this comes from the coding sequence ATGCAAGTTGTACCGGTGATTTTAGCAGGTGGTAGTGGTTCTCGTTTGTGGCCACTGAGTAGAAAAATGTATCCTAAGCAATTTTTGCCAGTGGTGGGAGAAAAAACTATGCTTCAGGATACGGTTGTTAGAGCTTCTAAACTTACTAAGGATGGTGCTATAGTTGTTTGTAGTGAAGAACACCGTTATTTAGCATCAGAAGAACTCTTGAGTTCTGGAATTAAGGATGCTGAGTTTATTTTAGAAGCATTTCAAAAGAATACAGCAGCATCAATAGCTTTAGCAGCGCAACATATAATTAATGTTAGAGAGGATGCCGTAATGGTTGTGCTACCAGCTGATCATTATATGTGTGATGAAAACTATTTTTATGAAATAATGTCTAAAGCTATTGAGCTGGCAAAACAGGATCATATTGTTCTCCTTGGAATTGAACCAACTTCTCCAGAAACTGGCTATGGTTATATAAAAAAAAGTGATAAAGAAATTTCTCAAGGTGCTTATGTTATTGACTCTTTTAAGGAGAAGCCATCTAAGGAAATAGCAAAAACTTTTTTAGAGAGCAGTGATTATTTTTGGAACTCGGGAATGTTTATTTTAAAAGCATCTGTATATTTAAGTGAGTTGCATAAATATAGGTATGATATATATGGAGCTTGTGAGCAAGCAATGCTTTCTTCATCTAAAGATAGTTGTTTTATAAGGCCTAATGGTGAGATTTTTTCAGAATGTCCAGAGGAATCTGTAGATTTTGCTGTTATGGAAAAGACTAAAAAAGCTCTTATTTTACCTTTTTCGTCCTATTGGAGTGATGTTGGTTCATGGTCTAGCTTATGGGCAGTGAAAAAAAAAGATCAAAATGATAATGCTATAACTGGGAATGCATTTTGTTTAGATACAAAAAACACGTTAGTTGATAGTAGAGAGAAGCTTACTGTAACGCTTGGATTAGATAATCTTATAATAGTTGATACGAAAGATGCTTTATTGGTTGCTCATAAATCTAGAGATCAGGATGTAAAAAATATTGTTAATGAGCTTAAAAAAGACTCAACGCATGTTCTAACTGAGTTGCATAGAGATGTTCATCGTCCATGGGGTAAGTATGACTCGATAGATAAGGGCGATAGATATCAAGTTAAGCGAATAACGGTTAAACCTAAGGCAAAATTATCAGTACAAATGCATCATCATAGATCAGAGCATTGGATAATTGTTAGTGGAACGGCAAGGGTTTCTGTTGATGGTAAAGAAAGCTTATTAACAGAAAATCAATCTATATATATTCCAGTAGGATCTATCCATTATCTTGAAAATCCAGGAAATATTCCTTTGGAGTTGATTGAGGTTCAGAGTGGGTCTTATTTGGGTGAGGATGATATTGTTCGTTTTAATGATATATATGGAAGAGCTTAA
- a CDS encoding ABC transporter permease has translation MKQWLISIYLYRGFIISSTRRELSAAFARSKLGGLWTIINPLAQVLIYALILSNVLAAKLPGIDNKYSYAIYLMAGTLAWNLNSELISRGLNLFTSNADVLKKMNFPKIVLPCIAVVSAGVNNILLFLAVMIIFFLLGHGFNLTIFWLVPLTFVVALLGISLGMIAGVINVFLRDVGQFVPIVLQVWFWFTPIVYPETIIPEKYRELLSLNPMYPIVDAYHNILVYGVRPHLFSLFYITLFSLFLLMFALFLFKRSSTEMVDVL, from the coding sequence ATGAAGCAGTGGTTAATAAGTATTTATCTGTATAGAGGGTTTATAATAAGTTCAACAAGGAGAGAGTTATCTGCTGCTTTTGCTAGGAGCAAGTTAGGAGGGCTGTGGACTATTATCAATCCATTAGCACAGGTTTTGATTTATGCTTTAATTCTTTCAAATGTGCTTGCTGCAAAATTACCAGGTATTGATAATAAATATTCTTATGCAATATATCTTATGGCAGGAACTTTGGCTTGGAATTTGAATAGTGAACTTATATCAAGAGGGCTTAATTTATTTACATCAAATGCTGATGTATTAAAAAAAATGAATTTCCCAAAGATTGTATTGCCATGTATAGCTGTCGTATCTGCTGGAGTAAATAATATTTTATTGTTTTTGGCTGTGATGATTATTTTCTTTTTGTTAGGTCATGGATTTAACTTAACAATATTTTGGTTAGTACCTCTTACATTTGTCGTTGCGCTACTAGGTATTAGTTTAGGTATGATAGCTGGTGTTATAAATGTTTTTCTAAGAGATGTTGGACAGTTTGTTCCTATAGTGCTACAGGTTTGGTTTTGGTTTACTCCAATTGTATACCCTGAGACAATTATTCCAGAGAAGTATCGAGAATTGCTATCGCTTAATCCTATGTATCCTATAGTAGATGCATATCACAATATACTAGTTTATGGTGTTAGACCTCATCTTTTTAGTTTGTTTTATATAACTTTATTTTCTTTGTTTTTATTGATGTTTGCTTTATTCTTATTTAAACGCTCTAGTACAGAGATGGTGGATGTATTATGA
- a CDS encoding ABC transporter ATP-binding protein: MSLLKVENVGKAFYSYRSEWARFARWFGFRTKASSATWVLKDISFEINKGEAIGIIGVNGAGKSTLLKLITGTLMPSKGRISVNGRISAMLELGMGFNPDLTGRSNVFHAAGMMGFSTDQILQKIDEIEAFAEIGEYFDQSVRMYSSGMQMRVAFAVATAFRPEILIVDEALSVGDAYFQHKSFARIRQFQKEGTTLLIVSHDKSAIQSLCNRAILLNRGEVVKDSNPEEAFDYYNAIIAEKEGQKIEVKQHESGKEQVVSGNGFATVDGIRLLNHKGQEVEVINVGENICLEVKVKVNKVLDSLVLGYGIKDRIGQVIYGTNTYHTKQVLECVNKGALKFNINFIANLGPGSYSIQTALCEGESHMSNSYEWKDLALVFEVINSKEHFVGSNFLPPLIEIEKG, from the coding sequence ATGAGTTTATTAAAAGTAGAAAATGTGGGTAAAGCATTTTACTCATATAGAAGTGAGTGGGCACGTTTTGCAAGGTGGTTTGGATTTAGGACTAAGGCTAGTTCAGCCACTTGGGTTTTAAAGGACATTAGTTTTGAAATTAATAAAGGCGAGGCTATTGGTATTATTGGTGTGAATGGTGCAGGTAAATCTACTTTACTAAAACTTATTACAGGCACATTAATGCCTAGCAAAGGGAGAATCTCTGTTAATGGCCGTATTTCAGCAATGCTAGAGTTAGGTATGGGTTTTAATCCTGATTTAACAGGAAGGAGTAATGTTTTTCATGCTGCAGGGATGATGGGGTTCTCTACTGATCAAATTTTGCAAAAAATCGATGAAATTGAAGCTTTTGCAGAGATTGGTGAATATTTTGATCAATCTGTAAGAATGTATAGTAGTGGTATGCAGATGCGAGTTGCTTTTGCTGTGGCTACAGCATTTAGACCTGAAATATTAATTGTAGATGAGGCTTTAAGTGTTGGTGATGCCTATTTTCAACATAAAAGTTTTGCGCGGATACGTCAATTTCAGAAGGAGGGAACCACTCTTTTAATCGTTTCTCATGACAAATCGGCGATACAGAGTCTTTGTAATCGTGCAATTTTGTTAAATAGGGGAGAGGTTGTAAAAGATAGCAACCCTGAAGAGGCTTTTGATTATTATAATGCAATCATTGCTGAAAAAGAAGGGCAAAAAATAGAGGTGAAACAGCATGAGTCGGGTAAAGAGCAAGTTGTGTCAGGCAATGGCTTTGCTACGGTAGATGGCATAAGGTTACTGAACCATAAAGGTCAAGAGGTAGAGGTTATTAATGTGGGAGAAAACATTTGTTTAGAGGTAAAAGTTAAAGTAAACAAAGTTTTAGATAGTTTAGTGCTGGGTTATGGTATAAAAGATAGGATTGGTCAAGTGATATATGGAACTAATACCTATCATACTAAGCAAGTTCTAGAATGTGTTAATAAGGGTGCTTTGAAATTTAATATTAACTTTATTGCAAATTTAGGGCCAGGTAGTTACTCTATTCAAACCGCATTATGTGAAGGCGAAAGCCACATGAGTAATAGTTATGAATGGAAAGATTTAGCTTTAGTATTTGAAGTAATAAATTCCAAAGAGCATTTTGTAGGTAGTAATTTTTTACCTCCTTTAATTGAAATAGAAAAAGGTTAG